Genomic segment of Populus nigra chromosome 14, ddPopNigr1.1, whole genome shotgun sequence:
aaataaattcagtCCGTTCTCATAAACAGCATGGTCATAAGTGGACAGTGAACTCTGAAGATCTCGCAAGAGTTTATAGTCTTTATTCTAACTGTTTTAAGCTGAGCACCGGGTAGAGTTTGCTATTGATTAGGAAAATATGCAGTGATCTCTTAAAAAACCATATGTTTGCATTGCATCATAACATTATAGAAAAATGACTTCTTCCTTTGACTCTTCATCTGGACTTGAGTTTATGTGTTTCATCCTGCCCTTTGTGGCTGCAAAAACAATTAAGCTCTAACTATTTTCTCAGATAAATTATGTAAAGATGGTTTTCtgctaaaagaacaaaaacgaCCCTAAGAGGTCATTACTTCCTGGGGTTCACCATGTGGTCCGCTGCATCAATTCGAACGCTATTAAATAAATCTTGATCCTGATACATGTTTTTGAACATTGTTACCATGCCGTATAAGGTGTtgcactcacacacacacacacacacacacacacacacacacacacacagatataTGCAGAGAACCTCTTTGAACAGCAGTGACTGGGTGCGAACATGTGCAATTCACAGTCCCTTGTTGCGTACCATCGTTCCTTCCCGGCAGAAAACTAATGAGCTACATGTGAGTTTTCTCTACACTGCTTTTCTTTGCTTATTACTACTAACAGCCTTATAtattgagaaaaagaaaatggaatttatattctatatattatatatatatgcagagaACCTCTTTGAACAGCAGTGACTAGCTGCGAACATGTGCAATTCAGTCTCTTATTGCGTAACATCGTTCCTTCCCAGCAGAAAACTAATGAGCTACATGTGAGTTTTCTCTACACTGCTTTTCTTTGCTTATTACTACTAACAGCCTTCTAtattgagaaaaagaaaatggaatttATATTCTTCCATGTATTCTTAGAGTAACGATAGTTTAGGACGGGGATAATTACCTCCTCTGTCAAGCCACTCGAGGACACAATGTGAAAGAGATATTTGATCCTTTGTTTTGGTCGCAAATCATTAAACTGGAAAATCCTTTCATATGTGCATTTGTCTTTCGTGTGTTGGCTGTCCTGATTGTTTTGCAACATATGTAAACTAACTTGATTGGATATTTCTTACAACTAAGGCAGCGTGTAGGCATACTTTTGGACCGAGTTAACtctataaaaagattatttttatcagATTCTGATGCTGTAGTAGTTGGGAAATCTCTGTATAGACAGTCCTGGAGGAGCCATCAAATTAGTTGTTCACTAAAGCATTGGCCCACTGACTTTATAGAATTAGTAATAAATGCAACTCATTGCCGTCCCTGTGGGCTCTGTGTTAAAATAGTAGGGTGACTAACAAGGCTTCTGATTTCTAAGCAGAAAACggaattaaactaaaaaaaatagacaattatAGGAGCTTTTGTCATGATTCTTCCTTTAGGTGTATTAACATGTCAGCCCATCATATAATATGTACTCCAGgcacaattttttatatgatgtcTACATCAAGCAGAAGTAACCAAGAGAATCATTCAAATCAAAGCTAAAGACAAGGCCTCTTGTATATTCATTACAATAAAATCTAACTTACTTGGAACAAAAACTCCAAGCTAACAATGCTGTTTAGCTTTTCCATCAACCTTAAGCGAGAGTTggcaaaatgatgtttttatctAGTTCATATGACAAATTCTTTCAGAGTCTAATCATTCAAGCTTATGGCCATGGCAATTTCTTTGCTCTCTTCCTTTTTCACTCAAGCTCTATTTTTCTTGGTTCTTGTATTTTTCTCCACCTATGTCACAACACAAGCTCCACCCGGCACAAATTTTTCATGCCCTGTTGATTCACCTACCTCATGTCCTACTTATATTAGTTACCTTGCCCAGCCACCAGATTTTTTGGACCTCGGAAAGATTTCTCATCTATTTGGGATCAGTCGTACGCTAATAGCAAGTGCCAGTAACCTGGTGTCTGAGGACACCCCATTATTTCCAAATCAACTCTTGCTTGTACCTGTACGTTGTGGTTGCACTGGTAGCCAATCTTTTGTCAATATCACCTACCAAATCCAGCAAGGTGATAGCATCTACTCGGTTTCAACTATTTCATTTGAGAACCTCACCCGTTGGCAAGAGGTGGAAGCTTTGAACCGCAGTCTGACTCCAACCCTCTTGCATGCTGGTGACAAGGTTATATTTCCTCTGTTCTGTAAGTGCCCTTCAAGGACTCATTTGGAGAATGGGATTGAACATCTCATTACTTATGTGTGGCAACCTGGTGATGATCTCAAGAAAGTAGCTGCTATGCTTAATGCATCTGAACGTAATATTGTGATTGAAAACAACTATGATAACTTTAATGCTGCAGTCTATAACCCGATAGTGATCCCTGTGTCCAAGTTACCAGTTCTCTCTCAACCATACCTCACTCCTGAAAGAAGAGGATCTAAGCATCTTTGGATTGTCATTGTTGCTGCAAGCATAGCAAGCACTTTTTTTACCTGTCCTTTGGTTGCTTTTCTGATCCACAAGCGTTGTTCATATAAGGCAACCAAAGCTTTGGATCGTACTGGTTCCTGTTTGGAGACCAGCGATGTCATTCAAACGAAGGAACCTGTGAAATTTGAGAGTTTTGAGGCAAAGATCAAGCCGGATAAGCTGCTTCCAGGGGTTTCAGGTTGTCTGGGCAAGTCAATAATTTATGAGGTTAAAGCAATTATGGAGGGAACCATGGATCTACACGAACACTACAAGATAGGAGGATCAGTATACAGGGCCAACATCAATGGCTGTGTCTTAGCAGTGAAGAAAACCAAGGATGATGTCACGGAAGAGCTAAAGATTTTGCAGAAAGTCAGTCATGCAAATCTGGTGAAACTAATGGGGATGTCATCTGACTTTGATAGAGAAGGCAATCGCTTCTTGGTCTACGAATATGCAGAAAACGGGTCACTGGACAAGTGGTTGCATCCCAAGTCTGAATCTTCCTCAAGCTCCGTGGGTTTCCTCACTTGGAAGCAAAGGATGCAAGTAGCACTAGATGTGGCCAACGGCCTGCAATACTTGCATGAACATACTCAACCAAGAACCGTTCACAAGGATATTCGAACGAGTAATATTCTTCTCGATTCCACATTTCGGGCAAAGATAGCAAATTTCTCAATGGCTAGAGCTGCCACAGACTCGATGATGCCTAAAGATGATGTATTTGAGTTTGGAGTTGTTTTGTTAGGGTTGCTTTCTGGAAAGAAGGCCATGGTAACCAAAGAAAAAGGCGAGATTGTTCTTTTGTGCAGGGAAATCAAAGATGTCTTGGAAAtggaagagaaaagagaggagaggtTAAGAAAGTGGATGGATCCCAACTTGGAGAGATTTTATCCCATTGATAGTGCCATGAGCTTGGCAACCTTGGCTAGGTTGTGCACACTGGAAAAGTCTTCAGAAAGGCCAAGCATGGCAGAGATTGTCTTCAACCTCACAGTTCTCACCCAGTCATCTCCAGAGACATTAGAAAGGTGGACTTCTGAGGTGGAAACGGAAGATTTTACTCGGCTCATCAGCCCTGTCACAGCTCGTTGATTTAGCATGGAAGTAACAGGACAGACAAGTCCATGTAGATCTTTTCCTACTAATATTTCATGCTTTAAAAATCCTTGTACACTAGCCCTTTTTCAGTTTTGGTTATGGATTGTTTTATTGTGCGGATAAAAGAAATACCTGACCTCCTAATGAGTTTATATTCTAGCTTATTTTCAATAAACAACATAATAGACAGTAAAATACATCTTTTTTGGAACATATACATGCTACAGCATCTGTCAACCGAACGCTGGATAGGTCCACATTTATACCAGACATTGACTTGAACCTTCAGTGGTGAGGAGACTTTTTCAGCCATACTTGGTCTGCTTTCTGGTTCTTGTTCCAAGCAGGCTAGATTCTGTTGGGGAATTCCGGcaccccatgcgcggaccggtggtgtactgatatttgctcaACGAAGGGTTAAGCACACTGATACAATATTTTACATGGTTCGGCAAaacgcctacatccacgggagagagtctatattatttagggatagagaaaggatacaataaatacatggaggaggatcactcaactcccagctcacacactctgctgtatatggcagcagggctgctgcccatggcagcaactcctctttctcttcacttcacgttttccctcactctcacaactctcacattttgctctcacataatgcctctatttatagacatTTCATGGTGCTGCTCCACTTGTTCTTTTATCaataatggtggctgccaaacttaccaaactttgacattagacaatggttgttggctgccaccaacaacccaccattgcagccatcttctttgacaatggtggctgctgcaattgtgggttgttgcacattaatggcaaccaacctaacaatcaccccctttgccattcatgtggggcaactgtcctcttgcttcttcagcacaagcTTGCATCTTGCaactcttccaagcttaccattctgagagcgtctGTGGCCGAATTTACAGGTACTCGTCAAACCTTTTAATCATcagagttaccaaagcacaccttttctcacacaaaaggatcactacaaccagataGTCTCCcacatcacatctgaagagtgttaacgcttgtctctggaacacaacattccccttcgagcgtatcaaccatgctcggtttggaatgattcatcaagccttacaccaaggcttacaacaccccctcaaatggaaatttctatttccaagtgcgacagtcattatctgagtatctcaatatgatcacgagctcaccactcttccaagagtctactcatccaggagttgcgtctgctctctgttccaccctaggaaccacacCTTACTTCTCcttgagtctctcgctcttagtcgtaagagtccaggtagctctccaccttcacctatgggggcagcccattaaaggttgatccatatatatcttcatactctgagtattacaatgctatTACcaagctcaccaccttgacaagagttaactcgttcccggaacctgcgcatgccctctgctccttcatagcaaccgcgtcttaatgctccacaagtcacacacttattgtccaaggcaaatgtcttctagctcattgatctttagcatgggggcaatatccatgaaagtcaatcctgcatttatctccatactcatcatagccacttcattggctatacacctgtccactcatgtctagccatcacattggctctagGGCGTTCTGAACTGAGCTTAcatcgtggcccacacaccttctccttcGGTGTTTCCGCTCGTCACCATGCGGCGGTCTGAACTGGGGCTTCTATCACGGCCTTCACACCTTCTCTCTAAGGCGTCTTCGCCCGTTGTCATGGGGCGGTCGCATCCtcttcagctgagatgcttcaaagtggctccaaaattctctaccaccatgtgccctatgggagagattactgccactgactacatagaaagagaaagttgcggtatactcctcgcaatcctccacctcgatttctatgtttggagcttttACGCCTTTCTGTTTGatagctccacctacaccaactctctttggtgtcttcgtctttcatcataggcggtcgccttttatcacaggcgtttgcaccccctcaattaggtgcctctacaacagctctctttccatccttgcatgcattggaaaggtcttcgcctgttgtcttcatcaagagcataagagacttcttgttgtacaaactttaacagtctctgctctgagcttcatctggaaacacttcttctccttgcacctgttgtctcattacagtaccttattggatcctacgggtactcctgcacaatctccgcgtgccctcgtgcaatttttgttctccagatttctccctattccttgcttatgtttgacagcagctcatcctgtcacaacacctgtccaagtcaaaatagggtgccaatctttatccccttgctgtatttctcttccattattagggtcttcatcaattctacCCTTgaagaaatcacagtcaccgaatctaacttcattagagaaatcaccactccatcagatccttgaaccttcggaacccaactgttcccttgtgccgtcatcctgctagtcttcaaccgtttcattacaaactgctatatatacaaaaatagtaccgtatggataatccttccactaagcaagttcccaggaaagattggaggggtcacactggtcccgcttaaaacccaatcttctagacagaacttctcaggccatatctatcatcgtactgtctttccgtatatacaaccatttgctagctttgtcccggctttcctttacaagttaTCTGGAATATACtagtttaatacatgatttctcaacatctggcgagattatcagttcttagattcgtcaagattggtcttcgtcaatttccactcttcacctcaaattatctacatgatcgggtgtctagagtgtcccaattttacCTTCCCTCAAGACAGTTAAATTTCTCCCCACTTAACAgttcagcacatgtaattgggtaaacatgtgtacattcttcttattcatctccatcgaccaccatgatgaccttcaaatgcctcctgatcgggaaatctcttttgttaattcaccaccaccactttcggtctcaaatctcaatgattagaccataccattgcatccggaacgatcaaattagctggaaacaagtctgaaatcgtccaaatcgcatttcagacggctaagatttgatcaaaacaattctggcctgatgaACAGCCCaaattcaatctcagatccggttgcacgtagACTCTGCTGCACAGAATCTTAtccctcggctcgcggctcAGCTCGGCTCCAATTCGGCTCGGCTCGCGGCTGATGATGTGGGGTCCCACTTTGCTGACATGTCTGCTGACTGGTCGATGACGTGGTTGCTGACATGGCATGCCTACTTTGCATGATGGCGTCACCATTACATCAGGCTGATGTCATCATGGACCATGCTACTATACATGATGATGTCACACTTACATCATGCTAATGTCATCCCTCGCATGTCTACTGTGCATGATGACGTCACTTTACGTCATGCTGGCGTCATCCTTATCTGGGTCAGTCACATGGGTCGGGTCAACTGGTATTCGGATCGAGTCAACTCATCCGGGTGAAGAAGACGCGTGGGGCGCGTCTGCGCGCGTGGGCAGACGCCTTGCCGGAGAGTGATGGAGAGTGCGGCCATGTCCGATGTCTGATTTTGACGtcgttttcaccagtggcttcatctcttcctcctctacacagtggtatggtcaaaacacaattttgacaactttcatttttgagcaaaaatcaaacaccactttaaaccatgtgctctgataccaagtgtTGGGGAATTCCGGcaccccatgcgcggaccggtggtgtactgatatttgctcaATGGAGGGTTAAGCACACTGGCACAATATTTTACATGGTTCGACAAaacgcctacatccacgggagagagcctatattatttagggatagagaaaggatacaataaatacattgaGGAGTatcactcaactcccagctcacacactctgctggatatggcagcagggctgctgctAATGGCAGaagctcctctttctct
This window contains:
- the LOC133673516 gene encoding serine/threonine receptor-like kinase NFP, producing MAMAISLLSSFFTQALFFLVLVFFSTYVTTQAPPGTNFSCPVDSPTSCPTYISYLAQPPDFLDLGKISHLFGISRTLIASASNLVSEDTPLFPNQLLLVPVRCGCTGSQSFVNITYQIQQGDSIYSVSTISFENLTRWQEVEALNRSLTPTLLHAGDKVIFPLFCKCPSRTHLENGIEHLITYVWQPGDDLKKVAAMLNASERNIVIENNYDNFNAAVYNPIVIPVSKLPVLSQPYLTPERRGSKHLWIVIVAASIASTFFTCPLVAFLIHKRCSYKATKALDRTGSCLETSDVIQTKEPVKFESFEAKIKPDKLLPGVSGCLGKSIIYEVKAIMEGTMDLHEHYKIGGSVYRANINGCVLAVKKTKDDVTEELKILQKVSHANLVKLMGMSSDFDREGNRFLVYEYAENGSLDKWLHPKSESSSSSVGFLTWKQRMQVALDVANGLQYLHEHTQPRTVHKDIRTSNILLDSTFRAKIANFSMARAATDSMMPKDDVFEFGVVLLGLLSGKKAMVTKEKGEIVLLCREIKDVLEMEEKREERLRKWMDPNLERFYPIDSAMSLATLARLCTLEKSSERPSMAEIVFNLTVLTQSSPETLERWTSEVETEDFTRLISPVTAR